Within the Kribbella aluminosa genome, the region GATCGCGTCCACGCCGGCTGTCGTCAATGCGATTGTCGACGCTCTACGACCGCTCGGGGTCACCGACGTGCAGATGCCGTGTACGCCGTACCGGGTGTGGAAGGCGATCCAGGCGGGCGCCCAGGCGAAGGAGACACGCTCATGATCCCGGTGGCGTTCGACTACTACGCGCCCACGACGGTCGACGAGGCGCTGGCGCTGCTGCGCGAGCACTCCGACGCGAAGGTGCTCGCCGGCGGGCAGAGCCTGATGCCGGCACTCCGGCTGCGGCTCGCAGCGCCCGAGACGATTGTCGACATTGGGAAGGTCGACAATCTGCGCGGGGTCCGCGACGACGGCGACGCGCTGGTGATCGGGGCGATGACCCCGCACAGCACGGTGCAGTCCGATCCGCTGGTGCTCGAACACGCCACGCTGATCTCGTTGGCCACGGCAACGGTCGGCGATCCGCAGATCCGGCACCGCGGGACGTTCGGCGGGTCGCTGGCGCACGCGGATCCGGCGGCCGACCTGCCGGCGGTCGCGGTGGCGCTGGACGCGTCGTTCGAGATCGCGGGCCCGGGCGGGCGGCGTACCGTGCCGGCGTCGGAGTTCTTCCAGGGCGTGTTCAGTACCGCGCTCGCCGAGGACGAGCTGCTGGTCGAGGTGCGGGTGCCGAAGTACACGGGCTGGGGCGCGCACTACGAGAAGTTCAACCGGGTCGCGCAGGGCTGGTCGATCGTGTCGGTCGCGGCGGCGGTCCGGCTGGACGGCGACCGGATCGCGGAGGCGCGGGTCGGGCTCGGCAACATGGGCTCGACACCGGTACGGGCGACCGCGGTCGAGGCTGCTCTGGTGGGGCAGCCCGCGACGGCCGACGCGGTACGGGCGGCGGCGGCGCGGGCCGCGGACGGGACGTCGCCGGTGAGCGACAGCAACGGCGACGCGGACTACCGCCGGCATCTCGCGACGGTACTCACCCGGCGCGCGGTCCTGGCAGCGGCGGGTACGGCGTGAAGCTCGAGCACAAGTTCGTCGTACCCGCGCCCGTGGAAGAGACGTGGGCCGCGTTCAACGACCTCGAACGGGTGGTGCCGTGTTTCCCCGGCGCCACCCTGGCGTCGTACGAAGGCGACGACTTCACCGGCGCATGCAAGGTGAAGCTCGGCCCGGTGTCACTGCAGTACACCGGCACCGGCACCTTCGTCGAGCGCGACGGGGCGACTCACCGAGCAGTGATCGAAGCCAAAGGCAAGGACCGCCGCGGCAACGGCACCGCCGCCGCCCGCGTCACGGCCAACCTCACCGCCACCTCCGACACCACCACCGAGGTAACGGTCGACACCGACCTGACCATCACCGGCCGCCCCGCCCAATTCGGCCGCGGCCTCATCCTGGACGTCTCCAACAAACTCCTGGACCAGTTCACGACCTGCCTGACGACGAAGCTGAACACGACCCCCGAACCCGGCCTCGATCCGCCCGACAGCGCGCCGCCCGGCTCCTTGGGCGGATCGGCCGCGGCTGGCTCCTTGAGCGAATCCTCGGCCGGCTCGGCCGATTCCGGCTCCTCGAGCGAGTCGTCCGTCGGCTCCTCGGGCGGATCGTCTGTTGGCTCGGATGGCTCTGCTGCCTCCGAGGAGGAGGCGGCGGTGCTGGATCTCGGGAGCGCGCTGCTGCCGATGCTCGCCCGGCGGGCAGCGCCGTACCTGATCGGCGCCGTACTAGCGCTGATCGTGCGCCGGCTGTTCCGCCGCTGACGGATCGAAGTACAGCTCGCCGGCGTAGACCGCGGGCAGCAGCGGCCGATGCCCGGCGATCACCGTCAGCTCGGCGGCCTCGGCCGACGTGCACCAGCGGCTCTCGCTCACCTCCGCGGACGTGCCCGCCGTACCGCCGACGGCTTCCGCGCGGAACACCATGCCGACGATCTGCACGCGGTTGCCGTCGGGATAGACCACGACCACGTCCGGGTTCGAGTACACGCCGACCAGCCCGGTGACGCGGACCTCCAGCCCGGTCTCCTCGAACGTCTCCCGCTCGGCCGCCTCCGCCGGACGCTCGCCCGGCTCGATCGCACCGCCCGGCAGGCACCACTCGCCGTTGTCCGTACGCCGCGTCAGCAGCAGCCGCCCGCCGTCCAGCACTGCCGCGGCCGCCCCGACGCGCAGCCGCGCGGTCGCGCCGATCCGTTCGCCGTACTCGTGCCGCGTGTACCCCGGCACCCGAGGTGTCTCGTCAACCATCGCGCAACCCCGCTCGGCACGCTCGATCCGCGAGCCGCGTCGTCTCCGGCAAACGGTACGCGGGAGCGAGCCGCAACACGTGCGCCACCGCCGTCGCCAGCGTCACCCGGTGCCCGACGGACACGTACACCGGCTTCACCCCGTCCTGCGTACGGACCGCCGCACCAACCACCTCATCGCCGTCCACCAGGTCAGCCGTCGTACCGCGCTCGTGCCCGAGCTCCTGATGCGTTCCCACGTACGTCGTTTTCGCCACCCCGATCGAAGGAATCCCGGTCAGCACGCCGAGATGACAGGCCAGCCCGAACCGCCGCGGATGCGCGAGCCCCTGCCCGTCACACACCAGCAACCCGGGCCGAACCGTCAGCCTCTCCAACCCGGTCAGCAGCGACGGGATCTCACGAAACGCGAACAGCCCCGGTATATAAGGAAAGGTCGTCTCGCCAAGCACCACCGCGCGATCGACCTCGCCGAGCGTCGCGGCGTCCAGCACCACGACCGCAGCCGCCAGCCGATCCCGGTCGTACGCCACGTCCAGGCCCGCGACGTACCGCGCCGGCGCACCGACGTCCGCGACCTCGACCAGCCCGCGCAGCTCTTCCTGTACTGCGATCGCCTCCGCGGCAGTCGTCGGCCACTCGACCATCACGCGTCCGGCGTCGGCGGACCGCCCGGCGGCCATTCGACGAGCTCGAGCCGATAGCCGTCCGGGTCGACGAGCCACGCCGTCTTCGGCCCGTCCGGCCCGTGCACCACTGGCTCACCAGGAGCCAGCCCGGCCTCGGTCAGCCGGTCCACGGCGGCGCTCAGCGACTCGACCTCGATCGCGAAGTGCTCGAACCCGCGAACCTCCACCGGTCCGTCGGCAGGGCGATGGACGAGTTCGAGGGACACCGACGTCTCGCCGGGCAGCCGCAGCCAGACCAGGCTCGACCCGTCGTCGAACGGGACCTTGCCGAGGTCGACGTACCCGACCGTGGTGTAGAAGGCGAGCGACCGCTCCAGGTCACTCACCCGCAGGGCGAACAGGATCGACTTCATGCTGACGATCTAACCGTGTACCGGTACCGAACGACGGGTAGTCCCCTGGCGTCGCGGCGGATTCGCGGTGTGCTCAGGCGGGCGAAGGCATCTACGTATACGACTACGTCCTGTTCTTACGTCCCGGCGATGGACGGGCGGTCCGGCGGGCGGGTGGAGTGGGGGAGGATGTGCGCATGCGGATTCTGATTGCGCCGGACAAGTTCGCGGGAACGCTGACGGCCGTGGAGGCTGCGGCGGCGATCGAGGAAGGCTGGCGGCGGCGCGACCCGGGCGCCGAGGTACTGCTGGCGCCGATGGCGGACGGCGGCCCCGGGTTCATCGACGTACTGTCGGCGGTCGTGGACGGGAAGCTGCTGTCCGTCACCGTTCGCGGACCGCTCGGCGAGGAGACGCCGGCGACGGTGCTGCTCGCGGGGGAGACGGCGTACGTCGAGACCGCGCAGGCGTGCGGTCTGCACCTGGTGGAGCCGAAGAGCCGGCGCCCCGAGGATGCGAGCACGTACGGCGTCGGGCAGCTGATCACAGCAGCCGTGGACGCCGGCGCCAGGCGGATCATCCTCGGCCTGGGAGGTTCGGGGACGAACGACGCCGGAGCAGGCCTGCTTGCCGCGCTCGGTGCAACCGCGACCGCCCGACTGGACAGCTCAGAGCCGGCGGACGGCGCGGGGCCGGCGGACGGCGCGTGGCCGGCGGGAGGCGCGGGGCCGGCGGGCGGCGCGGGTGCTGCGAGTGGTGGGCGGTTGGATGGTGGGGCTGCGGGGCTGGCTGGGTTGGAGGCGGTGGATCTGAGGCCCGCTCGGGAGCGGGTCGCGGGGGTCGAGTTCGTCGCAGCCAGTGATGTCGAGAACCCGATGCTCGGGCTGCGCGGCGCGACGAACGTGTTCGGCACCCAGAAGGGGATCCCGGACGAGCGGAAGCCGGAGGTCGACGGCTGGCTGACGCGTTTCGCCGAGCTGGCCGACCGGAAGACCGCGGACCAGAAGGGGGCCGGCGCCGCGGGCGGGCTCGGGTACGCGCTGCTGCTCCTCGGGGCCGAACGCGTCTCCGGTATCGACCTGGTCGCCGAGCTGACCGGGCTGAAGCGCAAGGCCTCGCAGGTCGACCTGGTGATCAGCGGTGAGGGCGCGTTCGACTTCCAGTCCCGCGACGGCAAGGTGATCGCCGGCGTCGCGAAGATCGCGAACGACGCGATGCGCCCGTGCGTCGTACTCGCCGGAAAGGTGCTGATCGGGTCCCGCGAGATGCGCGCGATGGGGGTCGAGTCCGCGTACGCGCTGGTCGACACGGTGGGTGAGGAGCAGGCCTTCGCGGACCCGCATGGCTCGCTCGCCGCGGTCGCCGAACGGGTCGCCCGGACC harbors:
- a CDS encoding FAD binding domain-containing protein, with amino-acid sequence MIPVAFDYYAPTTVDEALALLREHSDAKVLAGGQSLMPALRLRLAAPETIVDIGKVDNLRGVRDDGDALVIGAMTPHSTVQSDPLVLEHATLISLATATVGDPQIRHRGTFGGSLAHADPAADLPAVAVALDASFEIAGPGGRRTVPASEFFQGVFSTALAEDELLVEVRVPKYTGWGAHYEKFNRVAQGWSIVSVAAAVRLDGDRIAEARVGLGNMGSTPVRATAVEAALVGQPATADAVRAAAARAADGTSPVSDSNGDADYRRHLATVLTRRAVLAAAGTA
- a CDS encoding SRPBCC family protein, which gives rise to MKLEHKFVVPAPVEETWAAFNDLERVVPCFPGATLASYEGDDFTGACKVKLGPVSLQYTGTGTFVERDGATHRAVIEAKGKDRRGNGTAAARVTANLTATSDTTTEVTVDTDLTITGRPAQFGRGLILDVSNKLLDQFTTCLTTKLNTTPEPGLDPPDSAPPGSLGGSAAAGSLSESSAGSADSGSSSESSVGSSGGSSVGSDGSAASEEEAAVLDLGSALLPMLARRAAPYLIGAVLALIVRRLFRR
- a CDS encoding NUDIX domain-containing protein; protein product: MVDETPRVPGYTRHEYGERIGATARLRVGAAAAVLDGGRLLLTRRTDNGEWCLPGGAIEPGERPAEAAERETFEETGLEVRVTGLVGVYSNPDVVVVYPDGNRVQIVGMVFRAEAVGGTAGTSAEVSESRWCTSAEAAELTVIAGHRPLLPAVYAGELYFDPSAAEQPAHDQR
- the nfi gene encoding deoxyribonuclease V (cleaves DNA at apurinic or apyrimidinic sites), giving the protein MAAGRSADAGRVMVEWPTTAAEAIAVQEELRGLVEVADVGAPARYVAGLDVAYDRDRLAAAVVVLDAATLGEVDRAVVLGETTFPYIPGLFAFREIPSLLTGLERLTVRPGLLVCDGQGLAHPRRFGLACHLGVLTGIPSIGVAKTTYVGTHQELGHERGTTADLVDGDEVVGAAVRTQDGVKPVYVSVGHRVTLATAVAHVLRLAPAYRLPETTRLADRACRAGLRDG
- a CDS encoding VOC family protein, which gives rise to MKSILFALRVSDLERSLAFYTTVGYVDLGKVPFDDGSSLVWLRLPGETSVSLELVHRPADGPVEVRGFEHFAIEVESLSAAVDRLTEAGLAPGEPVVHGPDGPKTAWLVDPDGYRLELVEWPPGGPPTPDA
- a CDS encoding glycerate kinase family protein; the protein is MRILIAPDKFAGTLTAVEAAAAIEEGWRRRDPGAEVLLAPMADGGPGFIDVLSAVVDGKLLSVTVRGPLGEETPATVLLAGETAYVETAQACGLHLVEPKSRRPEDASTYGVGQLITAAVDAGARRIILGLGGSGTNDAGAGLLAALGATATARLDSSEPADGAGPADGAWPAGGAGPAGGAGAASGGRLDGGAAGLAGLEAVDLRPARERVAGVEFVAASDVENPMLGLRGATNVFGTQKGIPDERKPEVDGWLTRFAELADRKTADQKGAGAAGGLGYALLLLGAERVSGIDLVAELTGLKRKASQVDLVISGEGAFDFQSRDGKVIAGVAKIANDAMRPCVVLAGKVLIGSREMRAMGVESAYALVDTVGEEQAFADPHGSLAAVAERVARTWAR